AGGTTGATCAGTTCATCATTCAACTCGCCGATAGCCTTGGAAAACTCCCCCTGCAGCGAGCGTACGGCCGAACGTGCGGCACTGGTGGTCGCCGCGTCGATCAGATCGGCGACGGCTTCGGCTTGGGCCAGATCCAACTTGCCATTGAGAAAGGCACGTCGGCTGAATTCGCCTGGTTCAGCCAGTCTTGCCCCAAGATCAAGGCAACGGGCGAGCAGCATCTGCATGACTACAGGACCACCGTGGCCTTGCAGCTCAAGCACGTCTTCGCCAGTAAAGGAGTGGGGATTCGGGAAATACAGAAGTATCCCGTTGTCGAGGGCGATGCCCTCGGCCGTCTTGAAATCAGCCAGCGTCGCGTAACGCGGCTTCGGTGTTTTACCGGTCAGTGCCAAAGCAAAGGGCAGCAAATTGCTGCCCGAAATGCGGATGACGCCGACACCACCCCGGCCGGGGGCCGTGGCGATGGCGGCAATGGTATCCGAGGTCACACCTTAGGCTTTGGCGTCGTTGGCAGCCTTGCCGCCAGCGTCGATGAGCCGCGTGATCTGCCATTGCTGGGCAATGGAGAGCACGTTATTGACCACCCAGTAGAGAACCAGACCGGCCGGGAACCAGAAGAACATGAAACCGAAGATCAGCGGCATGGCCATCATTACCTTGGCCTGGATCGGGTCCGGCGGGGTCGGGTTGAGTTTGGTCTGGACAAACATCGACACCATCATGATGACTGGCAGGATGTAGTACGGGTCAGCCGATGCGAGGTCGTTGATCCACAGGATCCACGGCGCATCGCGCATTTCAACGGCACCGAGCAGCACCCAGTAGAGCGAGATGAAGACCGGAATCTGGACCAGAATGGGGAGGCAGCCACCGAGCGGATTGACCTTCTCGGTCTGGTACATCTTCATCATTTCCTGGTTCAGGCGCTGCTTGTCATCACCAAAACGTTCCTTGAGCTGGGTCAGACGCGGCGTCAGCACCTTCATTTTAGCCATCGACCGGTAAGAAGCGGCGGAGAGCGGGAAGAAGATGGCCTTGATGATGATGGTGAGGACGACAATCGCCCAACCCCAGTTGCCGACCAGCTTGTGGATCGCTTCGAGAGCCCAGAAAATCGGGGCGGCAACTACGGTCAGCCAGCCATAATCGACGACCAGATCAAGTCCGGTAGCCGCCTGTTTAAGGGCTGACTGTTCCTGCGGACCGGCGTACAGACTGACCGAGGTTTGACCCTTGGCACCAGGTGCAATTTCATCAACCGGCACAATCACCCCGGTCTGGAAGACGTTGCCGCCTTCAACCTTGCGCATGTAGTACTCGCGTTGGGTCTTATCCTTCGGTACCCAGGCGGCCACGAAGTAGTGCTGGACCATGGCCAGCCAGCCATTGTCGGCCGTCTTGGCAAACTTGGCCTTGTTGTCGGCGATCGCGCTGAAATCAATCTTCTGATACTTTTCTGCATCGGTATAGACGGCCGGGCCAGTAAAGGTCGACACCATCTTGGTTTCACCGGCTGGTGCTACGTCGTCACGCTGCAATTGGAAGTAGGCGTGCGGCGCAATCGGCTTGTCAGTGCCGTTGGCGATTTCCCAGGCAACATCGATCTGATAGGAGCCGCGCTTGAACGTCAGGATCTTGGCGACCTTGAGCCCATTCTGATCAACTGACTCCAGGCGTACTTTCAGTTCGTCCTTACCGTCGGCCAGGGTCGTCGAGCCACCGACATGCTTGAAGGTCGAACGATGCGTCGGCAAACCTTCGCCGATCAGTCCGGCCTGGGCCAGGTAATGGTGGGCGGGATCGAACAGGACAAAGGTCTTGTCCTTGTTGTCATGTTCCTTGTATTTCAGCAACTCGAGGCCGACCACATCGCCGCCTTGGGCAGAAATGCTTGCTTTCAGCAGATCGGTGGTGACGGTGAACGTTTCA
The DNA window shown above is from Dechloromonas sp. HYN0024 and carries:
- the yidC gene encoding membrane protein insertase YidC, giving the protein MDTRRLILVLIFTFSSFMLWENWQKYNQPKPAIDAAATVPAGSAAPVPSAALQGKAAPGAPVVSAPVSTAETFTVTTDLLKASISAQGGDVVGLELLKYKEHDNKDKTFVLFDPAHHYLAQAGLIGEGLPTHRSTFKHVGGSTTLADGKDELKVRLESVDQNGLKVAKILTFKRGSYQIDVAWEIANGTDKPIAPHAYFQLQRDDVAPAGETKMVSTFTGPAVYTDAEKYQKIDFSAIADNKAKFAKTADNGWLAMVQHYFVAAWVPKDKTQREYYMRKVEGGNVFQTGVIVPVDEIAPGAKGQTSVSLYAGPQEQSALKQAATGLDLVVDYGWLTVVAAPIFWALEAIHKLVGNWGWAIVVLTIIIKAIFFPLSAASYRSMAKMKVLTPRLTQLKERFGDDKQRLNQEMMKMYQTEKVNPLGGCLPILVQIPVFISLYWVLLGAVEMRDAPWILWINDLASADPYYILPVIMMVSMFVQTKLNPTPPDPIQAKVMMAMPLIFGFMFFWFPAGLVLYWVVNNVLSIAQQWQITRLIDAGGKAANDAKA